A genomic segment from Salvia splendens isolate huo1 chromosome 13, SspV2, whole genome shotgun sequence encodes:
- the LOC121761955 gene encoding germin-like protein subfamily 1 member 13: MKMSFGLCSIFLVFWLASIAYASDPSQLQDFCVAVPDAKNAVFVNGKFCKNPNMVVADDFLFQGLNKAGNTSNQLGSFVTPVNVNQLEGLNTLGVSMARLDFAPYGINPPHTHPRATEAFLLVEGTLYVGFVTSNPADPAQKNKLFTKYLYPGDVFVFPQGLIHFQFNVGKTNAVAFASFGSQNPGTITVANAVFGSDPKINPDVLAKAFQVEKNIIDYLQAQFWSNYN; the protein is encoded by the exons ATGAAGATGAGTTTTGGATTGTGCTCcatatttcttgttttttgGTTGGCTTCGATTGCATATGCATCTGATCCATCCCAACTTCAGGATTTCTGCGTTGCTGTTCCTGATGCCAAAAATGCTG TTTTTGTGAATGGGAAGTTTTGCAAGAACCCGAACATGGTGGTCGCGGATGATTTCCTTTTCCAGGGCCTAAACAAGGCCGGAAACACATCCAATCAGCTCGGGTCATTTGTGACTCCGGTCAATGTCAACCAGCTTGAAGGCCTCAACACTCTCGGCGTTTCCATGGCTCGCCTCGACTTTGCCCCTTATGGAATCAACCCACCCCACACCCACCCACGTGCCACTGAGGCCTTCCTCTTGGTGGAAGGCACTCTCTACGTGGGCTTCGTCACATCCAACCCGGCCGATCCCGCCCAGAAGAACAAGCTCTTCACCAAGTATTTGTACCCGGGAGATGTGTTCGTCTTCCCACAAGGTCTCATCCACTTCCAGTTCAATGTCGGAAAGACTAACGCCGTTGCATTTGCCAGCTTCGGCAGCCAGAACCCGGGTACCATAACCGTTGCCAATGCGGTGTTCGGGTCGGACCCTAAAATCAACCCGGATGTGTTGGCTAAGGCATTCCAAGTTGAGAAGAACATCATCGATTACCTCCAGGCCCAGTTCTGGTCCAACTATAACTAA
- the LOC121761952 gene encoding enoyl-CoA delta isomerase 1, peroxisomal-like: protein MCTLQRNGDVFILTITGGGEHRLNPTLIDSIRAALGRVKSEPTHSTVLVTTAEGDFYSSGYDLAWARADPDPARSLARARVMSEKLRLLVEDLISLPMPTIAAVNGNASAAGFILALSHDYVMMREDVGRLSMGELEINYRLSMWFVRVLRSKIGSPQILRDVVLRAEKIDARRGVEWGIVDSAHATAAATMAAAVDLGADMAARRWDGKLYAANRRTVFAEVLAAMASDETVGDTSADKGRSKM from the coding sequence ATGTGCACTTTGCAGAGAAACGGCGACGTTTTCATCCTCACCATAACCGGCGGCGGTGAACACCGCCTCAACCCGACCCTGATCGACTCCATCCGAGCCGCACTCGGCCGGGTCAAGTCTGAGCCGACCCACTCCACCGTCCTCGTCACCACCGCGGAGGGCGACTTCTACTCCAGCGGGTACGACCTGGCGTGGGCCCGGGCCGACCCAGACCCGGCCCGGTCCCTGGCCCGTGCCCGGGTCATGTCGGAGAAACTCCGCCTTTTGGTGGAGGATCTCATCTCCCTCCCCATGCCCACGATCGCGGCCGTGAACGGGAACGCGTCCGCGGCCGGGTTCATCCTCGCCCTGAGCCACGACTACGTCATGATGCGGGAGGACGTAGGGCGGCTCTCAATGGGCGAGCTCGAGATTAATTATAGGCTCTCTATGTGGTTTGTGAGAGTGCTGAGGAGCAAGATTGGGTCCCCTCAGATTCTGAGGGATGTCGTATTGAGGGCCGAGAAGATCGATGCCCGGAGAGGGGTGGAGTGGGGCATCGTTGACTCGGCCCACGCCACTGCGGCCGCGACTATGGCGGCCGCAGTGGACCTGGGGGCGGATATGGCGGCGAGGAGGTGGGACGGGAAGCTGTACGCGGCGAACCGGAGGACCGTGTTCGCGGAGGTGCTGGCGGCCATGGCCTCCGACGAGACGGTAGGGGACACTTCCGCGGATAAGGGACGCTCAAAGATGTAA
- the LOC121761951 gene encoding leucine--tRNA ligase, cytoplasmic-like gives MSEETGKSFARRDRLLEIESQVQKWWSEGDVFRADAKDSPPKAGEKFYGNFPFPYMNGHLHLGHVFSLSKLEFAAAYHRLRGANVLLPFGFHCTGMPIKASADKLDREIEKFGYPPAFPVVKDEEVAVPEAKPEGENEGGQNQAGGKFKGKKSKTVAKTGVVKYQWEIMQSYGLTDEEIAKFTNSYHWLTFFPPLAIDDLKAFGLGCDWRRTFITTDINPYFDSFVRWQMRKLKERGKIVKDLRYTIYSPLDGQPCADHDRASGEGVIPQEYTLIKMEVVSPFPPKMSVLEGKKVYLAAATLRPETMYGQTNCWVLPDGKYGAYEINDTDVFILTERAALNLAYQKLSRVPEKPTSLVELTGQDLIGLPLRSPLAYNDVIYTLPMLSVLTDKGTGIVTSVPSDSPDDYMALHDLKAKPAFRAKYGVKDEWVVPFEIIPIIHHPDFGDKSAEKICIEKKIKSQNEREKLDEAKKIIYKGGFYEGTMIAGEYAGMKVQEAKSLIRAKLLELGQAVVYSEPEKKVMSRSGDECVVALTDQWYITYGEEEWKKAAEECLAGMNLYSEEARHAFEHTLSWLTQWACSRNFGLGTRIPWDEDFLVESLSDSTLYMAYYTVAHILQGGDMYGGNRSLVKPEQLTDEVWDFVFLSGPYPKSSDLSSALLNKMKQEFEYWYPFDLRVSGKDLIQNHLTFCIYNHTAIMPKHHWPKGFRCNGHIMLNAEKMSKSTGNFRTVREAIEEFSADATRFSLADAGDGMDDANFVFETANAAILRLTKEIAWMEEVIAAESSLRSGLPAVYADHVFANEINIAAQVTDKNYNECLFREALKTGFYDLQAARDEYRLSCGAGGMNRDLLWRFMDVQTRLIAPICPHYAEYVWKELLKKDGYVVKAGWPKADAPDLTLKKANKYLQDSIVSMRKLMQKQASGSKKGKASAPAVQNKPTVCLLFVNEQYDGWKEECLNILQRKYDAATGNFAPDQEILAELQKSEVGQSGNFKQIQKLCMPFLRFKKDEVKAVGVHALDLKLPFGEIEVLRENLELIQRQLGLERVEVLSAADADAVARAGNHAAVLKSNPPSPGVPTSVFLSEE, from the coding sequence ATGTCGGAAGAAACTGGAAAAAGCTTTGCTCGAAGGGACCGTCTGTTGGAGATCGAGTCACAGGTCCAGAAATGGTGGTCCGAGGGTGATGTGTTTCGTGCTGACGCGAAGGACTCCCCACCCAAAGCCGGGGAGAAGTTCTATGGCAACTTTCCATTCCCTTACATGAATGGGCATCTCCACTTGGGGCATGTATTTTCCCTTTCGAAGCTTGAATTTGCTGCAGCCTATCATAGATTGAGGGGTGCTAATGTGCTGTTGCCGTTTGGTTTCCATTGTACTGGGATGCCGATTAAGGCTTCTGCCGATAAGCTCGATAGGGAGATTGAGAAGTTCGGATACCCACCTGCGTTTCCAGTTGTCAAAGATGAGGAAGTTGCTGTGCCAGAGGCAAAGCCCGAGGGTGAGAATGAAGGAGGGCAAAATCAAGCAGGTGGTAAGTTTAAGGGTAAGAAATCAAAGACTGTTGCTAAGACTGGTGTTGTGAAGTACCAATGGGAGATTATGCAGAGCTATGGTCTGACTGATGAGGAGATAGCCAAGTTCACAAACTCATATCATTGGCTGACCTTTTTCCCCCCTCTGGCTATAGATGATTTGAAGGCTTTTGGGTTGGGATGTGATTGGAGGCGCACATTTATCACTACGGATATAAATCCATATTTTGATTCTTTTGTTAGATGGCAGATGAGGAAGTTGAAAGAAAGGGGTAAGATTGTGAAGGACTTGAGATATACTATATATTCACCATTGGATGGTCAGCCCTGTGCTGATCACGATCGAGCTTCTGGGGAAGGTGTTATCCCGCAGGAGTATACTCTCATAAAGATGGAGGTTGTTTCACCTTTTCCACCTAAGATGAGTGTTCTGGAGGGGAAGAAGGTGTACCTTGCGGCTGCAACTTTGAGACCAGAGACAATGTATGGGCAAACAAATTGTTGGGTGTTACCAGATGGAAAGTATGGGGCCTATGAGATTAATGACACTGATGTGTTTATTTTGACAGAGAGAGCAGCTCTAAATTTAGCTTACCAGAAGCTGTCTCGTGTTCCTGAGAAACCTACTTCCTTGGTCGAGTTGACTGGCCAGGATCTTATCGGCTTGCCTCTGAGATCCCCGTTGGCTTATAATGATGTTATATACACTCTACCCATGTTATCAGTGCTTACGGACAAGGGTACCGGAATCGTCACCAGTGTTCCGAGTGATTCTCCTGACGATTACATGGCTCTCCATGATTTGAAGGCAAAGCCGGCATTCAGAGCCAAATATGGTGTGAAGGATGAGTGGGTTGTGCCGTTTGAGATCATACCCATCATCCACCATCCTGATTTTGGTGACAAGTCTGCTGAGAAGATATGCAttgagaaaaagataaaaagcCAGAACGAGAGAGAGAAGCTCGATGAGGCCAAGAAAATAATCTACAAGGGAGGGTTCTATGAGGGAACCATGATTGCTGGAGAGTATGCTGGAATGAAAGTTCAGGAGGCTAAAAGTTTGATTAGGGCGAAGCTTCTAGAGCTGGGGCAAGCTGTGGTTTACAGCGAGCCTGAAAAGAAAGTCATGTCAAGATCCGGGGATGAGTGTGTTGTTGCGTTGACTGATCAGTGGTACATCACATATGGAGAAGAAGAATGGAAGAAGGCTGCAGAGGAATGCTTGGCTGGGATGAATCTATACTCAGAGGAGGCACGCCACGCCTTTGAGCACACCTTGAGCTGGCTGACTCAATGGGCTTGCTCACGAAATTTTGGGCTTGGAACTCGTATCCCTTGGGATGAGGACTTCCTGGTGGAGTCTCTGTCTGATTCAACTCTTTACATGGCATATTACACGGTAGCTCATATTCTGCAGGGAGGCGATATGTATGGAGGCAACCGGTCTTTAGTGAAGCCAGAGCAGCTGACTGATGAGGTGTGGGATTTCGTGTTTCTTAGCGGTCCCTATCCTAAATCCTCAGATCTTTCTTCAGCTCTTCTTAATAAGATGAAGCAAGAATTCGAGTACTGGTATCCTTTTGATCTTAGAGTTTCAGGGAAGGATCTGATTCAGAATCATTTGACCTTTTGTATTTATAATCACACTGCAATCATGCCCAAGCATCATTGGCCTAAGGGGTTCAGATGCAACGGTCACATTATGTTGAACGCTGAGAAAATGTCAAAGTCGACCGGAAACTTCAGGACAGTTCGTGAAGCTATTGAAGAGTTTTCAGCTGATGCCACGAGATTTTCACTTGCAGATGCAGGTGATGGAATGGATGATGCTAATTTTGTTTTTGAGACAGCAAATGCTGCAATTCTGCGTCTGACAAAAGAGATTGCGTGGATGGAGGAAGTCATTGCTGCAGAGTCATCCCTGAGAAGTGGCCTGCCTGCTGTGTATGCTGATCATGTCTTTGCTAATGAGATAAACATAGCAGCCCAGGTGACGGATAAGAACTACAATGAGTGCTTGTTCCGGGAAGCTCTGAAGACTGGCTTCTACGATCTTCAGGCAGCGAGGGATGAGTATAGGCTTTCTTGTGGGGCAGGAGGAATGAACCGTGACTTATTATGGCGATTTATGGATGTCCAGACACGCCTTATCGCCCCAATTTGCCCACATTATGCTGAATACGTCTGGAAGGAGCTTCTGAAGAAGGATGGATATGTGGTGAAAGCTGGGTGGCCTAAGGCCGATGCACCTGATCTCACCCTAAAGAAAGCCAACAAATATTTGCAGGATTCCATTGTCTCCATGAGGAAGCTTATGCAGAAGCAGGCTTCTGGTTCAAAGAAGGGTAAAGCTAGTGCGCCGGCTGTCCAGAATAAGCCCACAGTCTGCTTGCTATTTGTAAACGAGCAGTATGACGGGTGGAAGGAGGAGTGCTTGAACATACTCCAGAGGAAATATGATGCTGCAACCGGCAACTTTGCACCCGACCAAGAGATCTTAGCTGAGTTGCAGAAGAGTGAAGTTGGCCAGTCGGGAAATTTCAAGCAAATACAGAAGCTGTGTATGCCGTTCTTGAGGTTCAAGAAGGATGAAGTGAAGGCTGTTGGTGTCCACGCGTTGGATCTGAAGCTACCCTTTGGCGAGATTGAGGTTCTGAGGGAGAATCTTGAACTGATTCAGCGGCAGTTGGGGCTTGAACGCGTAGAGGTCTTGTCTGCAGCGGATGCTGATGCTGTTGCGCGTGCCGGGAACCATGCCGCTGTTTTGAAATCCAACCCGCCATCACCAGGAGTCCCTACCTCTGTCTTCTTGAGCGAGGAGTAG